Proteins from one Microcaecilia unicolor chromosome 2, aMicUni1.1, whole genome shotgun sequence genomic window:
- the LOC115463509 gene encoding translocon-associated protein subunit delta-like produces MAALRLLWTLAMLVLSGCAAETCTEPAIIPSYYTTSDAVIASETVFIVEISLTCSNGAQNVALYADVNGKQFPVTRGQDIGRYQVKQNLVSLCP; encoded by the exons ATGGCCGCGCTGCGGTTGCTGTGGACGCTGGCTATGCTGGTTCTTTCTGGCTGTGCTG CGGAGACATGTACAGAGCCTGCAATCATTCCGTCTTATTATACCACTTCCGATGCAGTCATTGCCTCAGAAACTGTGTTCATCGTGGAGATCTCGCTGACCTGCAGCAATGGAGCACAG AATGTGGCACTATATGCAGATGTTAATGGCAAGCAGTTTCCTGTTACACGAGGGCAGGACATCGGCCGATATCAGGTAAAACAAAACCTTGTTAGCCTCTGTCCTTAA